The Rosa chinensis cultivar Old Blush chromosome 7, RchiOBHm-V2, whole genome shotgun sequence DNA segment TAATTTCGGCCGTCTTTTCCATCAATCATAACCAGTCATAAACCAGCAGGCTGTGTGTTTCACGATGTCGTCAGTCGTTTTCTAGACTTTTTAATTTACCAGTCGGCAAGGGAAAAGAAACTGTTCTCGTTGACAGTATTATGGGCAGATCATCGATCACTTGGTGCATAAATCTTTTGATTAGAGATGCCTTGACATATATTTAGAGAATTTAATTTTATAGCTGAACAGTAAACATCTTTTTTCTATAACCATCAGAATTCTATGGTCTGGTTTTTGTATATTCCTTTTTCTGTGTCCTCAGTGTTCAATTTGAATCAGTTGGGAGAAAGTATTGTTTGTGGTTTTTCCTTATCaatagaaagagaaaagaaattgtaTATTTTTGTTTACGTAAATTCCCGTTCTAATTTTAACACTGCTATTTGAAAAAAATATCCGGCTTCTATCCAATCAAAAAAGGTAAATCTGCTTATTgaccaaaatgaaaaaaaagaaatcatatagaaagaaaaaggaaaaaaaaaaattctaacaaAGACTTAATGTCAATTAGGGGTTTCGATCATTTCAAAGTACCATTTTTCTTAAGACATTAAATGTGGAGTTGTAGACTTTGTGTGTTGTTAGATATTTAATAGTGTGCATATCTTTCAATGATAGCATACATATATTTAGTGTTTTTTATCAATCGATAGATATGAAGATAGAATCTAATGAATAGATATTTATTGTCGGAGGAGGCTAGGTTAGCCAAAAGATGGTTATAGACTTCGTTGAGTACAATACAATATATTAGAACTAAGTATTCTTTTAGATTTGACCATACCTAACCAtgcattatttttctttttgtcagaTTGAGAGTTAAGTTTTCAACAAAATCAGCGGCAATGTTgcataattaagaaaaaaatgatAATCGTGGCTAATTGTCAATacaatttctaataatttttttttttttttacaaaatttaTTATGAAATTCACCCAAAAAATATCcataaagaaaatggaaaattttTTTTGgaccaatctttttttttttgggtacaataaagaaaatagaaattaggcGCGCGAGTGCTTTCGCACCAAAAATTCTGTTGGACTTTGACGACGGGAACCAATCAGCTTCTGGGCCTACACAGACTACATGTGCACCACTCCCCATAAGATTAATTAACGATATTTCAAAACCACACCTCCGATTTCTTTTTAAAAAACCCGCCGTGTTCAGACCATTTTTCCCAATCAACCAACCCACACTCTTGACtctccccttctctctctctctctctctctctctctctctctcactctccccGTCTTTGATTCGCATTGTCTTCGCCCGGCGCATTTTAGCCTCCTCCTCCCCCTCCTATCGTACGCCGCCCCATGGCGCACGTTAGCCAGCTGCCATGCGACGGAGACGGCGTCTGCATGCTCTGCAAAACGACGCCGTCGCACGAGGACCAGCTCACCTGCAGGACCTGCGTCACGCCGTGGCACGTCAGCTGCCTCTCGTCCCGTCCCGAATCGCTGGCTTCCACTCTCCAGTGGGAGTGCCCGGACTGTTCCTCGCTCTCCGGCGACACGCCGGCCGTGAAATCGGCAGTCTCCGGCGAGCTGATCGCCGCGATCCGGGCGATCGAGGCGGATGCGGCGCTGACGGAGCAGCAGAAGGCGAGTAAGCGACAGGAGCTGATGAGCGGGAAGGCTCTgccggaggaagaagaaggcgcCGGCAGGAAGGGAGTAAACGATGGCGTTTTGGATGGGATTTTCAATTGCTCGTTCTGTATGCAACTACCGGAGAGACCTGTTACGGTTCGTAATGCttcattaatttaatttaatggaGTACTTCTTTTTTCTGGTAATGatttaaagaaaattaattcGAGTTGGTGAGGTTGGATGAATGATAGGGATTAGTGTTGGTCCAATTCGTGTTAGGTTCAACTGCTTTCATTTCAACGATGCTTGGTTtcgcttttttttctttcctttttttttttttccaattttattttgtttatattcGATTTACCTTGAATTTTTTGACTTTGATTTACACAAAATTGTATGATCTTTTTTGTTTCCGAAACATGCATTGTTGGGTTCCTTAAGATGAGTCCAAATATGGAAATGATCTGTTAATTTTATTACAATGACCCTATATTCTTATTCAGCTTTTGTTGCTTCTATACTATACTTTTATATGAAAATGCTAGGAGGTTGGATTGTAATGCACTGTTTGTGTtgcttttctttgcttttggttCCCTCTTTTCCTGTATTTGGGGCCATGTGGTCCTATGCACTTACTTTTTTTCCTCCTTTGATGACAATGCACCACCCTGATTAATATTAATTCCATCTATTTCGTTTCTTTGTTTGGCAATTTGAGTGTTTTTAAAAGCTTCATCATTTCCTTTACCATGTACCATCTAAGGAAAAAGGCGTTTTTGCTGACACTGGAAGCTTTGTACAACCTTTTGATCCAATATGTAGGTTGGTATTCTTCTTGGTCCACATGGTTGTGGGCACAGTAATCTACAAGGGTGATTTTATATGTGAGTTTGTGATTGATGAATGGTATGAATTGACAAAATGGCTTGTAGAATTTAGATATTTTGAATGAATGATACGATTGATGTTATTGTTTTCTGGATTTTAGCTACTTCGCATTTCATACTTCTTGTCTTTGCCTATGAAACGTGGGATGAGAATTAGTAGAATGCTGTACAGTCATAGATAGGACAATAAGATTTTGTTCCATTCTTTTGATTTCAGACACCATGTGGCCACAATTTCTGCTTGAAGTGCTTCCAGAAATGGGTTGGACAAGGGAAGCGTACTTGTGCAAAGTGCCGCCACGCCATTCCTTCCAAAATGGCAAGTCAACCCCGCATCAATTCTTCACTTGTAGTTGCCATACGTATGGCTAAGATGTCAAAATCATATGTTACTGAGGGGCCTGCTAAGGTATACCACTTTGTCCGAAACCAAGACAGACCTGACAAAGCTTTCACTACCGAGCGGGCGCAGAAAACTGGGAAATCTAATGCTGCAAGTGGCAAGATATTTGTCACAATTCCAGCTGATCATTTTGGACCTATACCTGCTGAATATGATCCTGAGAGAAACCAAGGTGTGCTGGTAGGGGAATGCTGGGAGGATAGGCTTGAATGTCGACAGTGGGGTGCACACTTTCCCCATGTTGCTGGTATAGCTGGACAGTCTAACCATGGTGCACAGTCAGTTGTGCTTTCAGGAGGGTACCTTGATGATGAGGATCATGGAGAGTGGTTCTTATACACCGGAAGGTTTGCCATCAAATGCACTATTTCCTTTGTGCCTTTTATTCCATTCCATTCCTCATGAAGCATCTCATATTGTTAtgtacttatttatttttattggttTTTCTTATTTAGTTTTGCTCCCTTGTTTACATGGATCTGCATGGCAGTGGTGGAAGGGATTTGAGTGGGAATAAGCGAACAAACAAGGATCAGTCATTTGACCAGACATTTGAGAAATATAACAAGGCTCTCCAAGTTAGTTGCCTGAAAGGGTATCCTGTACGGGTGGTAAGGTAAGTACTAATGTTCGAACCTCGTCCTTCTTTTTTGCTCGTCTCCGTTTCTCCATATGTTGCCTTCTTAGTGTAATATTATTATCCCATCTTATTGAACCTTGCTGTCTTTTGTTATAGAAAGTTGCAAATAAGTCTTAACGCCGTGTTTGATGTTCCTTTTTGGTTGCCTTAGTTTACACTATTGCAATCAACATTCCAGTTTCTAATCCAATGTTATCAAGATTTGATTCGAGACAATCTTCACTTTGTATTGGAGATAGTTTGACTGATTATTTTTGTATTGGGTAGTTTGGCATGCCTAGAatttcccaaaaataaataaataaataagtaaataaataaaataaaataggtGGTTGCTGGGACGGGACAAGTTATCAACTATATATGTGGTTGTGTGTTGCTGTCAATTTTTGCGTGATCTGTCCAGTATATTGGTATCCAAGTAGAATGAGCTTAAAACAGCTTTATTTGAGTTCTTCTGCATTcaaatagatgttttgaatttgaatatcTTCCTTTCCATTTGTCAATTAGATCGCACAAGGAGAAGCGCTCTTCATATGCCCCTGAGAAAGGGTTGCGGTATGATGGAGTCTATAGAATTGAAAAATGTTGGACAAAGGTGGGAATCCAGGTAAATATCTGCTATCCTATATTTTGGAAGGGGCTAGATGGGTTTTCTTAGTTTGCTTTATAGATTTACTGATTACGTTTTTGCTTAATTAGGGGTTTAAGGTCTGCCGGTATCTTTTTGTTAGATGTGACAATGAACCTGCACCATGGACGAGGTTTGTTTTAGGCTCTTAGCTTCTTTTCTACACTCCTTCTCTAATAGAACTTCGGTTTGATCTTTCCAACTTGAACTGCAGTGATGAACATGGGGACCGGCCTAGACCTTTACCTCCAATACCTGAGCTGAAGAAAGCTACAAGTATAATAGAGAGGAAGTCAAGTCCATCGTGGGACTTTGAGGTAAGCTATTCCTTTATTTTACTCATTGGGGTTCGCTGCCTAGACCTAACAAACAAATGTTGATTTTAAGTTAGTGAGCTCTAATATTTCTTAATTGTGATCTCTTCAATTATATTATTAGGAGAAAGATGGCTGCTGGAAGTGGAAAAAGTCACCACCTATCAGTAAAAAAACCGTTCAGACATTAGATTCTGCTGATCGAAAGAGgtcaagaaaaggaaagaagaaggcAAAAAATATTACTGTCCGAGAGAGGCTCTTAAGaggtctctgtctctgtctctccctCCTCCTCCCCCTCTCTGTTCTATTTAATGAAGTGAATTTAGACTCGATCACTAGGTTATAGTATTAATATAACTTAATCTGGTGCTACATTGTATGATGACTAACATGTTTATTGGTGTGTAACTTACACTTCCTCCTAACATGGTTATATCTTCATCTGCAGAATTCAGCTGCCTTGTTTGCGGGGAGGTCATGACATTACCAATGACCACACCTTGTGCTCATAACTTTTGCAAATCCTGTTTGGAAGGCGCTTTTGCGGGAAAGAGCTTGGTGAGAGAAAGAAACAGAGGGGGAAGAACCCTTCGAACCCAAAAGAATATAATGAGCTGCCCTTCTTGTCCTACTGATATCTCTGATTTTCTTCAAGATCCTCAGGTTTGTCACTTGTGCATTTCCTTTCATTTTATCTAAAAGATAATGTTACTGTTCCTTCATTTTATCTGATTTGTATGGAGATATGTAATCTAGCCCTGGTCTTCCACTGTTGTCTTCTTGGAAATCAGAGAAACATTACCTAATGGAAATATAAGAAAAGTTTTGATTCAAATGATCCCTATGAACAGATGCAAATGAGTATTACATTAGCTTCTGGAATTGAACTTTACAGGTGAATAGAGAGTTAATGGATGCGATTGAGTCACTTAAGTCACAgaatgaagaggaagagaatgaGGATTCAGCTGAAGAAATCAGTGAAGATGTGGATAATTCTGACAACGAAATTAGCACTGAAATGGTTGAAGAAGCAGGTGTTAACGAATGTGCTGAGGGTTCTCCAACAAACTGCAATCCCGAAAGGAGTCCCAAACGACAGAAAGTTGATGCTGGTGAAGGCTCACCAAAAACCAATGATGAGGTGGTAAATTGCATTCCTGTCGCCCAGACTAATGGCAAAGGCTCACCGGAAACTGATACTGAAGAGGTAAATGAAACTCCTGTCGCCCAGACTAATGGCAAGGGCTCACCGGAAACCGATACTGAAGAGGTAAATGAAACTCCTGTCGCTCATACTAATGGCAAAGGCTCACCGGCTCCAGTTGCAAAATGTGGCAAGCAAGATGCTGGTCCGGTTGGCGTTGCAGCAAATACTAGGAGGAAAAAGGCTGAAGTAGTGGGTAAAGATAATGGTTCCCCATCAAGTCCTCTGCTTGTGCAATCTGATTTTGAATGATGGAATTGTATTTTGCTTAAGGACTTATGTGAACCTGAGGGCCTTTTGGTACATGAAAGTGTAATGCAGGAAAAATGGCTAGCCTTGATGtgattgtagtaattgtttGTTTCATCCACAAGTTAATCAAGTTGTTTCATCATTTCTGATTGCTCTGTCATTGAATCGCTATTTTGACCGATTTTAGAGTTGAAACAAAACATGCGTTAGAAGTGAGAGATTGAAATGGAACATGCAAGGAATAGATTCTTAGCGTTCGTGACTTCATGTCACCCTCCTCTACTTTCCCAGTTTTCTTATGAACATTATATTATTCTCATAAAGAATCAGTTACCTAGTCAGCAGGTCTATATTCgacatttttgttattttcgGGGAAAAATTGATACTTATATATGGTTGAGGATGTAAAATGTAAATTGCAATTATTTCAATTTctgatttatgatttttttttttagagataaAAAGGGGAACAATATTTGAATTGGAAAAAACTCATCCCAAGAATGGAATATGAAGCATGATATCTATAccattattaagagaagaggtattgttagccaaaacagaaaaaatgtactaaaatgaccatgaaatattaaaaaactttacaACTCATAAATTAGATAGgaataatatagtcaaataaaaaaataaacagaaaataggaaaaagaaaaaaaaatgatgaaagtGAAAAAAACTACCCACttctgtaacaaaaaaaaatcccaattcatataaaaaaaaaaaaaaaacaacattcACACACAGTGTGTGAGGCCCATCTAGTTATATAATATTGGGAGAATGAAGCATGTTATAAAATTTGATTATCGAGGATCGAGAGGAAGCCGAGATTTTTggatagggtttagggttaatCTGAATAAAATTTGATATGAATTGGGATCCCTATCCAGAGGACCCAAATATCCTCGATAATCAAATCTCCGCACGTTGCCAATCCCTATCCAAAAATCTCCGCACGGAGCCGCACGTAACCTAAAAAGCCTCCTCCCAGGATATTTGGgtctcctctctttttcttccttccctTGTAACACCTTGGCTTCTCCTCTGGCTTTGTCTATGGCTTAGAGCCTTAGACTGATGACAAGTTATGAAGGATGGAGGGATTGTGAGATCTGTTCTTCCTATTTTGTTATGGCATTTGGTGTTGGCTTAGAAACCTGTTGATGGGTTTAGGGTTAATCTGAATCTCTCGGTTTCTTCTGTCTTTTCTTATTCTTGTCTTTTGTTAGGGTAAGACAAGACAGAAGAAAACCAGATTTGATTTTCTGGAATGTGGGAAAAGGCTGATCGCCGCCGTCTCTGGGTTTCTGAAAGATAATTTGTGGAACTGGGCCCAGTTGCTATGGCCCAGGATCAGGATCAGGCCCAGGCCCAAGTTTTAAGTTTTCCCGctacaaggaaaaaaaaggacTATTTAAAGCTCTGCGAGTTTCTAAATCTCGGTCCCATTTCTTCGCCTGAGGTTCAAGCTTCGACGGGAGGTTCATCCTCGTCGAGCGGAGAATTCCAGAGGAGAATTCGAGCGAAGCTGAGAAGTTCCATTTCGAGTGATCTCAGACAATGGAGGTAATGTCGGACTCTGTTTCTAGGTTCATCATCATCGGTTTGAACTTTGATTAGCTGAATCTCCTCTTTCATTTCTGGAACTCCGAGGTTTTTTGTTGGTTGTGATTGCTTGTGTTTCGTAATTGACCGATCGTGTATGCTGGATTTATGTTTGAAATGGCAATTTCGGTTTGTTGAGTTTGCTTGTTGAGTTTGCTTGTGTTTCGTAATTGACCGATCGTGTATGCTGGATTTATGTTTGAAATGGCAATTTCGGTTTGTTGAGTTTGCTTGTGGAGTTGTGGTACGGTACTCAATTTTGGGGCTGGGGTTTGTCCGAATTCGAATAGCTTTTGATTCATATATAGTCTTTTCCTTTCAGTTAGTTGACACTAAATCAACTGATTAGTATACTGCTCACTTGAATTCTGTTGTTGTTGTATTTCTGCTGCAATGAAGGTTTCGTATTTGTTCCGATGGTTGTTGTTTGTATTTCATTATTGACCGATCGTGTATGCTGGATTTATGTTTCAAATGACAAGTTCGGTTTGTTGAGTTTGATTGTGGTAATAAATTTTGGGGCTAGATTTGTCCAAATTCGAATGGCTTTTGATTCATAGTTTTTTTCCTTTCAGTCAGGGATACTAAAATATTTGATTAGTACACTGCTCACTTGAATTCTGTTGATGTTGTATTTCTGCTACAATGAATACTTTGTTTGGCTAAAATGTATTTTGTGCATAGGTTGGGTCCTATAGAAGCTTGAGGCCACTGGTTTCTGGTGTGAAATTTGTTTTAAGGCAGCGATTAGCTTTGCATAGGCAGATTCGGAGTCCCGTGTTGGTCTCAGCTCGTGTTTTGAGTCCAGCTCGTGTCTTAACTTCAACAAGACTGTTGAGGCAGCCAATTTTAACTATAAGACCTGGTTGGTGGAGGTCTGTTCATGATGTTTTTCTGGATGTTGTCCCTGGAGGTTTGTGGGTTGTGGCTTCTTTGTTATGTTCTTTGTTGGGTTTAATAGGGGCCGTGGTTGTCAGGCAAAACATAGGTAACTTGGTGCTTGCCGTTCGTCGTTATTGGAGGCTACTTTGCAATATATGGAGAGTTGTTCGCAATCATTGGGATATTATATCTCAAGTGTGGGAATATATAAATACTAATTGGGACCAGATCTATAACTTTGTTTCAGTAAATTGGGGAACTATTTGGCAGATCTTGGAATATGTTTCAGCAAGCTGGGATAGTATTTTGCAGAGCTTGCAATATATTTCTACAAACTGGTACACTGTTCTCCAGGGTTGGGAttacatttccaccaactttgACGTTGTTGAGCAGAGCTTGGACTACATTTCGGCAAATAGGGAATACTTACTTGCCATTTGGCAGTGCCTTGTAGCTATCTGGAGGTTCCTAAGAGCTATCTGGAGGTTTGTTAGAGCTCTTAGGGTGGGCCTTGCAGTATGTTTTCCTCTCATACCTACTCCCCCAATGTTGCCTCTTCCCAGAAGGTTTCCTTATCCATATGGACCAGGTTTGCAGGGAATCAACAATCCACTCAGAGGCCCCACAATGATAGTGCGTAGGTAATGTTTTTCTCCATTAGGTAGTAATTTGGTAATGTTCAAAACTGCTTTCATTTCAGGATGCTTTGTTTCAgttgttttttccttttatctaattaattttttttgtttatattcAATGTTCCTTTAcaggccaaaagaaaaagaaaaagaaaatgtcaCAGTTTTCCTTTatattcaattttgttttcttcagtTTTGTAATACTTTGTTTGTATCATAGATCTTCAGTCACAGTTTTGGTATTATTTTTATAGGTCTGGTCACAATTGTTCATATGAAAATGTTATTGGGTTGGCTGGAGTACTTTCAACTGTTCCTCCGAATCGTTTCTTTCCTCCCATTAGCCCGGATGCAGTGCTCGCGATTGTGACGCCATTGTTCCTCAGAATCGTCTATTTCGTTGCTTAGGTTATTGTTATAGGTCAGTTGAGGCCACGTTATATGGTTTAGTTTGCTTGGTGTGCAGTTTCTAAGTGCTGATGTTTTGTTTCACAATGTGCAGGCTGTGACTTTAAGCAAATTTAACTCGGTTGATTGATAGTTTTGGGAGTTGGAAGGCTTGAGAGATATGCTGGTTCCCGGATTTTGAAGCTGATTGACTTGCATCAGCAAACATTACTTCAGAGCTGCTGGACTTCTTACATTTTGGTCTGCATATTCAGCCTAGTTACTGGTAGATTTGAGGAATATCGAACTTTCTGAGTGATGCAAGCCTGTTTCTTATCTTTTGTGCAGAGTACATGCTACTTTTGtgtagttagataaacacagtTTGAGCCAAGTTTCTGAAAGTTTGATTTGCGAACCATTAGCAACTGGCAGTATATAAATCAGTTGAGTCACTAAATTTGAAATATAATCAAACCTCACTCTCCGTCTGAGCTTCCTAAATTGAGGCACCTATCTCAGATGGTAATTGACACAGGAACCTCTGCTGTTATCTCAAAGAGCTTGAGCCTTCATGATCTTCTCCAGCCATACTCACCAGTCACCAGGCTGCAAGGTCAATCCACAATTCTGTCAGATACAACAAGCTTCTCATCCTATCTCCTAAAATGTCCTTAATCGTCCTGCAATAGTTCtgaattttgttgttgttgttgttgttgttgtcttttttcttctgcttctcTTCTTCAGTCTTGTGACTCTTGTCATCAAGCTTCAGAACCTCTGTAGCAGACACAAGGTTCTACCTGTCATACTCTGTCAAATCTGTCAGTGTACTCGTCAATTGCATCTACAGTGAAAAGCACTTCAaaccttttctttttaggtGCTCCAAGAATGAAGAGTTGTCCGCTACCTTCTTGCTCTCTCTGGTACTGTAGTAGAGGTCCTTTTGACCTTCACTCTGTTTACATAACCCTTCAAGCTTGTGAGCTCCTCGCTGTTCTCAGTGGAGTTGTACAAGAAAAGGTCAGCCAATTTGGCTCCTTTTTGGCTTTCTACATGAATCCCCAACTTCAAGTTCTTGGAGAATGCCTCATAAAACTTTTTAGTCCTCTTTGTTCTCAGCAACTAGATTGAACATTTCACTGCACTTATTCACAAGGTTCTTCGTGCTCACCTTCAACATCTTGTTTTGTTGAAGGATCTCACAAGAGATTTTGAGTGGCAAGTCATCAGATTCAACAACACCCTTAACAAATCCAACGTTTTGAAGCTCCTCTGGATATAAAATCTTAACGGTATTGATCTTTTGAAACCCTCTTTGGGAGAATGGTTTTGAACAACAAGATGGCCATGGCTTGAGAACTTTATCCTCAAACATCTTTGAGAACTTTATCCTCAAACATCTCCAAGATCGTGAGACATTCTCAGCACCGTTATGTTTCTTCCAAAACAGCAttactttgtcacagttgaacTGGTTACAGAAGACCATCtggttaaaataaaaaaagcaaaaCATAACTGTTTGTGTTGGGGATGAAGCACACACAATTTTAAGTATATCAGGACATTAATTCCAGGAAGAAACAAGGGAGCTAGAAAGAGGAGTGGGAGTGAGATGTAATTACAAACTTCTATATGACCACAGCCTACTAGACAAGAATAGAAGAATGAAAAGACAGCACCTTCTGTGTACATAAGACGTGGCCAATGACATCAAATACAAAATATGCTAGCTGTATTTTCATCCTTCACTTTGCTTCCATAATCTGCATACAAGCGCAGCAGTATCACACCGGCATTGGGTATTGGCACAAGGGACACTGAGCACTGCAAGCGAGTTACCACCATCAGCAGATCAGCGTCAAAGTGATCAGGCTGCTTCAAACTAATAACACACACCAATGCCTGTCTAATAATATCCTCTTCCAAATCATCAAGTCTCAAATTTTCCAAACCTCAATGCAGTTGCAGGAATACTCGTGggctcgtgtgtgtgtgtgtttccaTGGATTCCCATGTAATCGTATCAATTGTCACCTGACTACTTGATACACTGCCCAGATGTTACATCTTTGACTCACGTCCACATGATCACAGAAATAGGCAAACGAGCGAGGGCCACTTCAACCGCTTGAACTATTTTTTGATGAATAGCTGGCTGCTCAtattttgggacacccaggctGGTAAGCTTTCTAGCCATGTACTCCCTAAACTTATGCCTTCTGGATTTGATCgataagagaaaaattgaaatttattccTACTTCATCTATGAGGATCTGTTCACCATCATAAGTAACAACTCTTGGAGCACCAATCCAACGGTGGCTTCCACGTCCAATTAGCTTGAAGAACCTTAATCTGATGGGAACCATCCATTTCTTCACCTCTTTGGATTTATGTATCAGGGAGGACAAAATCTGATGGTAACTCTGTGTGTAGCTTTGCTAACAAAAAAGTGTCTCTCAGTACTGCAGAACATGCATGAACCGAACAGCTGACATTGATAGGAAATTAGGAATCAGAGTATCAGCAATAAGCCAATAActcgtacaaaaaaaaaaaaaaaaaaaaacttggtagTATTCCTCAATCCTCAGGGTCAAGGTGCCCTTCTCCGACAAGCAGTAGGGATAAAATAGATAATGAGTGTGTGATTGCAAAGATGTTTAACTTGTTCTCAGTTTCCTATGCTTCAGTTGAAAAGTTAAACGTGATCTTGAAAAGCACTTGTCTAGTGCTTCCAATAACTCTTGAAAACTTAGGCTTTTCAGAAGAAATCACATTGctatattttacttttttagttaatttaatCTACAAAGTAGCTTTGCattgtttatttatttcctagaatagcttgcattttttttttttttttttttgagaagactTGCATTGTTGAAGATGATAGATTTACATAATTTGTAC contains these protein-coding regions:
- the LOC112177016 gene encoding E3 ubiquitin-protein ligase ORTHRUS 2 isoform X4 codes for the protein MEYFFFLTPCGHNFCLKCFQKWVGQGKRTCAKCRHAIPSKMASQPRINSSLVVAIRMAKMSKSYVTEGPAKVYHFVRNQDRPDKAFTTERAQKTGKSNAASGKIFVTIPADHFGPIPAEYDPERNQGVLVGECWEDRLECRQWGAHFPHVAGIAGQSNHGAQSVVLSGGYLDDEDHGEWFLYTGSGGRDLSGNKRTNKDQSFDQTFEKYNKALQVSCLKGYPVRVVRSHKEKRSSYAPEKGLRYDGVYRIEKCWTKVGIQGFKVCRYLFVRCDNEPAPWTSDEHGDRPRPLPPIPELKKATSIIERKSSPSWDFEEKDGCWKWKKSPPISKKTVQTLDSADRKRSRKGKKKAKNITVRERLLREFSCLVCGEVMTLPMTTPCAHNFCKSCLEGAFAGKSLVRERNRGGRTLRTQKNIMSCPSCPTDISDFLQDPQVNRELMDAIESLKSQNEEEENEDSAEEISEDVDNSDNEISTEMVEEAGVNECAEGSPTNCNPERSPKRQKVDAGEGSPKTNDEVVNCIPVAQTNGKGSPETDTEEVNETPVAQTNGKGSPETDTEEVNETPVAHTNGKGSPAPVAKCGKQDAGPVGVAANTRRKKAEVVGKDNGSPSSPLLVQSDFE
- the LOC112177016 gene encoding E3 ubiquitin-protein ligase ORTHRUS 2 isoform X2 codes for the protein MAHVSQLPCDGDGVCMLCKTTPSHEDQLTCRTCVTPWHVSCLSSRPESLASTLQWECPDCSSLSGDTPAVKSAVSGELIAAIRAIEADAALTEQQKASKRQELMSGKALPEEEEGAGRKGVNDGVLDGIFNCSFCMQLPERPVTTPCGHNFCLKCFQKWVGQGKRTCAKCRHAIPSKMASQPRINSSLVVAIRMAKMSKSYVTEGPAKVYHFVRNQDRPDKAFTTERAQKTGKSNAASGKIFVTIPADHFGPIPAEYDPERNQGVLVGECWEDRLECRQWGAHFPHVAGIAGQSNHGAQSVVLSGGYLDDEDHGEWFLYTGSGGRDLSGNKRTNKDQSFDQTFEKYNKALQVSCLKGYPVRVVRSHKEKRSSYAPEKGLRYDGVYRIEKCWTKVGIQGFKVCRYLFVRCDNEPAPWTSDEHGDRPRPLPPIPELKKATSIIERKSSPSWDFEEKDGCWKWKKSPPISKKTVQTLDSADRKRSRKGKKKAKNITVRERLLREFSCLVCGEVMTLPMTTPCAHNFCKSCLEGAFAGKSLVRERNRGGRTLRTQKNIMSCPSCPTDISDFLQDPQVNRELMDAIESLKSQNEEEENEDSAEEISEDVDNSDNEISTEMVEEAGVNECAEGSPTNCNPERSPKRQKVDAGEGSPKTNDEVVNCIPVAQTNGKGSPETDTEEVNETPVAHTNGKGSPAPVAKCGKQDAGPVGVAANTRRKKAEVVGKDNGSPSSPLLVQSDFE
- the LOC112177016 gene encoding E3 ubiquitin-protein ligase ORTHRUS 2 isoform X1; its protein translation is MAHVSQLPCDGDGVCMLCKTTPSHEDQLTCRTCVTPWHVSCLSSRPESLASTLQWECPDCSSLSGDTPAVKSAVSGELIAAIRAIEADAALTEQQKASKRQELMSGKALPEEEEGAGRKGVNDGVLDGIFNCSFCMQLPERPVTTPCGHNFCLKCFQKWVGQGKRTCAKCRHAIPSKMASQPRINSSLVVAIRMAKMSKSYVTEGPAKVYHFVRNQDRPDKAFTTERAQKTGKSNAASGKIFVTIPADHFGPIPAEYDPERNQGVLVGECWEDRLECRQWGAHFPHVAGIAGQSNHGAQSVVLSGGYLDDEDHGEWFLYTGSGGRDLSGNKRTNKDQSFDQTFEKYNKALQVSCLKGYPVRVVRSHKEKRSSYAPEKGLRYDGVYRIEKCWTKVGIQGFKVCRYLFVRCDNEPAPWTSDEHGDRPRPLPPIPELKKATSIIERKSSPSWDFEEKDGCWKWKKSPPISKKTVQTLDSADRKRSRKGKKKAKNITVRERLLREFSCLVCGEVMTLPMTTPCAHNFCKSCLEGAFAGKSLVRERNRGGRTLRTQKNIMSCPSCPTDISDFLQDPQVNRELMDAIESLKSQNEEEENEDSAEEISEDVDNSDNEISTEMVEEAGVNECAEGSPTNCNPERSPKRQKVDAGEGSPKTNDEVVNCIPVAQTNGKGSPETDTEEVNETPVAQTNGKGSPETDTEEVNETPVAHTNGKGSPAPVAKCGKQDAGPVGVAANTRRKKAEVVGKDNGSPSSPLLVQSDFE
- the LOC112177016 gene encoding E3 ubiquitin-protein ligase ORTHRUS 2 isoform X3; protein product: MAHVSQLPCDGDGVCMLCKTTPSHEDQLTCRTCVTPWHVSCLSSRPESLASTLQWECPDCSSLSGDTPAVKSAVSGELIAAIRAIEADAALTEQQKASKRQELMSGKALPEEEEGAGRKGVNDGVLDGIFNCSFCMQLPERPVTTPCGHNFCLKCFQKWVGQGKRTCAKCRHAIPSKMASQPRINSSLVVAIRMAKMSKSYVTEGPAKVYHFVRNQDRPDKAFTTERAQKTGKSNAASGKIFVTIPADHFGPIPAEYDPERNQGVLVGECWEDRLECRQWGAHFPHVAGIAGQSNHGAQSVVLSGGYLDDEDHGEWFLYTGSGGRDLSGNKRTNKDQSFDQTFEKYNKALQVSCLKGYPVRVVRSHKEKRSSYAPEKGLRYDGVYRIEKCWTKVGIQGFKVCRYLFVRCDNEPAPWTSDEHGDRPRPLPPIPELKKATSIIERKSSPSWDFEEKDGCWKWKKSPPISKKTVQTLDSADRKRSRKGKKKAKNITVRERLLREFSCLVCGEVMTLPMTTPCAHNFCKSCLEGAFAGKSLVRERNRGGRTLRTQKNIMSCPSCPTDISDFLQDPQVNRELMDAIESLKSQNEEEENEDSAEEISEDVDNSDNEISTEMVEEAGVNECAEGSPTNCNPERSPKRQKVDAGEGSPKTNDEVVNCIPVAQTNGKGSPETDTEEVNETPVAHTNGKGSPAPVAKCGKQDAGPVGVAANTRRKKAEVVGKDNGSPSSPLLVQSDFE